Proteins from one Cellulosilyticum lentocellum DSM 5427 genomic window:
- a CDS encoding patatin-like phospholipase family protein — protein MIFLSLPYKNLVFSGGGVLGIAYLGVLDYLYKINLPPQILRVAGTSAGAITACLTSFNLSFDDLKEIADSLDYNKVPGKDDVSVDSKSPPRYFTQSIKSHLDNIFGNAECVYRLITQFGWYSSSYLYEWIKEQIASQFNSDLKSPPYTFSDFKNTAIHKNEIPFKDLYIVGTDSSKSTSIIFSYEFTPNMEVAEAVRISMSVPLLFEAIKSSPFSSSSKDSPQVYVDGGLLYNYPINIFDSLSPQKETLGTYFKNALPPASINNLVDFISSTISCTTRLQALLFQENKSNLARSIPIFTSDIQPMNFNITVGDPTYLFLYEQGYLGTEVFFSLLS, from the coding sequence GTGATTTTCTTGAGCCTTCCTTATAAAAATCTTGTTTTCTCTGGTGGCGGCGTATTAGGCATTGCTTACCTAGGTGTGTTAGACTACTTATACAAAATCAATCTTCCCCCACAAATATTGCGTGTGGCTGGTACTTCTGCAGGAGCCATAACTGCTTGTCTCACTTCTTTTAATCTTTCCTTTGATGATCTAAAAGAAATAGCTGATTCACTAGATTATAATAAGGTCCCCGGTAAAGATGATGTTAGTGTTGATTCAAAGTCACCCCCTAGATATTTTACACAATCAATCAAATCACATCTGGATAATATTTTTGGTAATGCTGAGTGTGTTTATAGACTCATTACACAGTTTGGTTGGTATTCTTCTAGTTATCTTTATGAATGGATAAAGGAACAGATTGCTAGTCAATTTAACTCTGATTTAAAATCACCACCATATACTTTTTCTGATTTTAAAAATACTGCTATTCACAAAAACGAGATTCCATTTAAAGATTTGTATATAGTAGGGACTGACTCTTCCAAAAGTACTTCCATCATCTTTTCTTACGAGTTTACTCCGAATATGGAAGTAGCAGAAGCCGTACGCATTTCTATGTCTGTTCCCCTTTTATTTGAAGCCATTAAATCCTCACCATTTTCTTCTTCTTCAAAAGATTCACCTCAAGTTTATGTAGATGGCGGCCTCCTTTATAACTATCCCATTAATATTTTTGATAGCCTTTCACCACAAAAAGAAACTCTAGGAACTTATTTCAAAAATGCGCTGCCTCCTGCTTCTATCAATAATCTAGTAGATTTTATTTCTAGTACCATCTCATGCACAACAAGACTTCAAGCACTACTATTCCAGGAAAACAAATCTAACCTTGCTCGTAGTATACCGATTTTTACTAGCGATATTCAACCTATGAATTTTAACATTACTGTAGGAGACCCAACTTATCTCTTCCTATACGAGCAAGGCTATCTCGGAACAGAGGTATTCTTTTCTCTTTTATCCTAA